The following proteins are encoded in a genomic region of Ostrea edulis chromosome 7, xbOstEdul1.1, whole genome shotgun sequence:
- the LOC125656005 gene encoding receptor-type tyrosine-protein phosphatase H-like isoform X1: protein MNFNQHYIILMKYFHAVLPIVSIKIPETWTYTVCTQSQQISTNGSFHASGSLSASRGCDDDMETFSLTNDGVNQSWSLDFDDIYRIDWIFLSIGAGTYSIYVELIGGDSPVKCTDLTQSEDMKPTPFQELITCEYPIDAYRKGNRIRITRTENGPIKVFELKPIGLFGINRSVQLNFTESSNGFSKALDNDMDTYYQSPEQVQASWFLKLDRNYVIKWILISTRGGNYEVHIKEDDAITSSSTLCQNFSLHGIKQQNNALECYKEMKGDTILIKRTDDGPLRLFEVYPIICPAGRYGPNCAKCRKECVPCSPITGVCNQCQGPFYGDFCQNQCPTNCLNATCDQTSGTCESCIEGYYGKCCNHEITTVPFKETKVSTRKFNNDEVTTNCDEDTTITDKMVAEQDADREVYSQTVILLTVLVVLILVLVLTVVVLFNKSKRTRKDKTEKENGLLVEFHRVESRNESELEEIPQDESIFVEEEIVTVEYSNLMSQRISIDQFIRELPEKKDNEVLAKEFNDLPIGLLESHSNALRASNRKGNRYKGIYPYDYNRVKLMREDSNDSDDFVNASYINGLNKERSYIAAQGPFTPKTLEDFWTVIWQNDSTRIVMLTNLYEGDRMKCLKYWPDTLLDIGPYVITLDTVDVYDHYVLRYMTVQHQDEEKRVTQFHFTTWPDNSVPDDMTSLICFRNLVRNGLSISDGPVVVHCSAGIGRTGTFISLDYLLEESVMEQTIDVRGYVASLRQQRVGSVQTCEQYTFLHDALVEGLTNMNVRHSCLSVL from the exons atgaattttaatcaaCACTACATcatattgatgaaatattttcatgcaGTTCTTCCAATAGTTTCAATTAAAATTCCAG AAACATGGACATATACAGTTTGTACACAGTCTCAGCAGATATCAACTAATGGTTCTTTTCACGCCAGTGGTTCTCTGTCTGCCAGTCGTGGTTGTGATGACGACATGGAGACCTTCTCTCTAACTAATGATGGAGTTAATCAGTCCTGGTCTCTTGATTTCGACGATATTTATAGAATTGATTGGATCTTTCTTTCCATTGGTGCTG GAACCTACAGTATATATGTAGAACTAATTGGGGGTGATTCGCCTGTGAAGTGTACGGATCTCACACAATCTGAAGACATGAAACCTACACCGTTTCAGGAGCTGATTACATGTGAATATCCCATTGATGCCTACAGGAAAGGAAATAGAATCAGGATAACTCGGACAGAAAATGGACCAATCAAAGTGTTTGAATTAAAACCAATAG GACTTTTTGGCATTAATCGATCAGTGCAACTGAATTTTACGGAATCTTCGAATGGATTTTCCAAAGCTTTAGATAACGACATGGACACTTATTACCAATCACCAGAACAGGTCCAGGCGTCTTGGTTCCTAAAATTGGACAGAAACTATGTGATTAAGTGGATTCTTATATCGACCAGGGGAG GAAATTATGAAGTACACATAAAAGAAGATGACGCAATAACGAGTTCATCAACACTGTGTCAGAATTTCAGTCTCCATggaataaaacaacaaaacaacgcCTTGGAATGTTACAAAGAAATGAAGGGTGATACTATTCTAATAAAAAGAACTGATGACGGACCATTGAGGCTGTTTGAAGTGTACCCTATAA TATGCCCTGCAGGTCGCTATGGACCAAACTGCGCTAAATGCAGGAAGGAGTGTGTGCCCTGTAGTCCTATAACAGGTGTCTGTAACCAATGTCAAGGACCGTTCTATGGTGACTTCTGTCAGAATCAATGTCCAACAAACTGTCTCAACGCTACGTGTGACCAGACATCAGGGACATGTGAGAGCTGTATAGAGGGTTACTATGGAAAGTGTTGTAATCATGAAATTACTACAGTACCATTTAAAG aaaCTAAAGTGTCCACGCGAAAATTCAACAATGACGAGGTCACCACTAACTGTGATGAGGACACCACCATTACTGACAAAATGGTTGCCGAACAAG ATGCTGATAGAGAGGTATATAGCCAGACTGTCATATTGCTGACTGTTCTCGTGGTGTTAATTCTGGTATTGGTCCTAACTGTGGTTGTCCTCTTCAACAAAAG cAAGAGAACAAGAAAAgacaaaacagaaaaagaaaatggccTCCTCGTGGAATTCCATAGAGTGGAGTCACGAAATGAGTCGGAGCTGGAGGAGATTCCTCAGGACGAGTCTATCTTCGTAGAGGAGGAAATCGTTACCGTAGAGTACAGTAATTTGATGTCGCAAAGAATTTCTATTGATCAATTCATTAGAGAATTACCAGAGAAAAAGGACAACGAAGTACTAGCGAAAGAATTTAAC GATCTTCCCATCGGGCTACTAGAATCCCATTCGAATGCCCTGAGGGCATCCAACAGAAAGGGAAACCGATACAAAGGAATTTATCCAT atgACTATAATCGTGTGAAGTTGATGAGAGAAGATTCAAATGACAGCGATGACTTTGTCAATGCATCCTACATTAAT GGTCTCAACAAGGAACGAAGTTACATCGCTGCGCAAG GTCCTTTCACCCCCAAGACGTTGGAGGATTTCTGGACCGTGATCTGGCAGAACGACTCAACACGGATCGTTATGCTGACTAATCTTTACGAGGGAGACAGA aTGAAGTGTCTGAAGTACTGGCCGGATACGCTGCTGGACATCGGACCTTACGTCATCACACTGGACACTGTGGACGTGTATGATCACTATGTCCTGCGATATATGACTGTTCAACATCAG gatGAAGAGAAGAGGGTAACACAGTTCCACTTCACCACTTGGCCGGACAACTCCGTCCCAGATGATATGACGTCACTCATATGCTTCCGTAACCTAGTAAGAAATGGACTGAGCATTTCAGATGGGCCAGTGGTCGTCCATTGCAG CGCCGGGATTGGTAGAACGGGGACGTTTATCTCCCTTGATTATCTCCTGGAAGAGAGCGTTATGGAGCAGACCATTGATGTCAGGGGATATGTTGCTTCTCTAAGACAGCAGCGGGTAGGATCTGTACAAACATGT GAGCAGTACACCTTTCTCCATGATGCACTGGTCGAAGGACTTACAAACATGAATGTTCGCCATAGCTGTCTATCTGTGTTGTAA
- the LOC125656005 gene encoding receptor-type tyrosine-protein phosphatase H-like isoform X3: MNFNQHYIILMKYFHAVLPIVSIKIPETWTYTVCTQSQQISTNGSFHASGSLSASRGCDDDMETFSLTNDGVNQSWSLDFDDIYRIDWIFLSIGAGTYSIYVELIGGDSPVKCTDLTQSEDMKPTPFQELITCEYPIDAYRKGNRIRITRTENGPIKVFELKPIGLFGINRSVQLNFTESSNGFSKALDNDMDTYYQSPEQVQASWFLKLDRNYVIKWILISTRGGNYEVHIKEDDAITSSSTLCQNFSLHGIKQQNNALECYKEMKGDTILIKRTDDGPLRLFEVYPIICPAGRYGPNCAKCRKECVPCSPITGVCNQCQGPFYGDFCQNQCPTNCLNATCDQTSGTCESCIEGYYGKCCNHEITTVPFKETKVSTRKFNNDEVTTNCDEDTTITDKMVAEQDADREVYSQTVILLTVLVVLILVLVLTVVVLFNKSKRTRKDKTEKENGLLVEFHRVESRNESELEEIPQDESIFVEEEIVTVEYSNLMSQRISIDQFIRELPEKKDNEVLAKEFNDLPIGLLESHSNALRASNRKGNRYKGIYPYDYNRVKLMREDSNDSDDFVNASYINGLNKERSYIAAQGPFTPKTLEDFWTVIWQNDSTRIVMLTNLYEGDRMKCLKYWPDTLLDIGPYVITLDTVDVYDHYVLRYMTVQHQDEEKRVTQFHFTTWPDNSVPDDMTSLICFRNLVRNGLSISDGPVVVHCRTGTFISLDYLLEESVMEQTIDVRGYVASLRQQRVGSVQTCEQYTFLHDALVEGLTNMNVRHSCLSVL; this comes from the exons atgaattttaatcaaCACTACATcatattgatgaaatattttcatgcaGTTCTTCCAATAGTTTCAATTAAAATTCCAG AAACATGGACATATACAGTTTGTACACAGTCTCAGCAGATATCAACTAATGGTTCTTTTCACGCCAGTGGTTCTCTGTCTGCCAGTCGTGGTTGTGATGACGACATGGAGACCTTCTCTCTAACTAATGATGGAGTTAATCAGTCCTGGTCTCTTGATTTCGACGATATTTATAGAATTGATTGGATCTTTCTTTCCATTGGTGCTG GAACCTACAGTATATATGTAGAACTAATTGGGGGTGATTCGCCTGTGAAGTGTACGGATCTCACACAATCTGAAGACATGAAACCTACACCGTTTCAGGAGCTGATTACATGTGAATATCCCATTGATGCCTACAGGAAAGGAAATAGAATCAGGATAACTCGGACAGAAAATGGACCAATCAAAGTGTTTGAATTAAAACCAATAG GACTTTTTGGCATTAATCGATCAGTGCAACTGAATTTTACGGAATCTTCGAATGGATTTTCCAAAGCTTTAGATAACGACATGGACACTTATTACCAATCACCAGAACAGGTCCAGGCGTCTTGGTTCCTAAAATTGGACAGAAACTATGTGATTAAGTGGATTCTTATATCGACCAGGGGAG GAAATTATGAAGTACACATAAAAGAAGATGACGCAATAACGAGTTCATCAACACTGTGTCAGAATTTCAGTCTCCATggaataaaacaacaaaacaacgcCTTGGAATGTTACAAAGAAATGAAGGGTGATACTATTCTAATAAAAAGAACTGATGACGGACCATTGAGGCTGTTTGAAGTGTACCCTATAA TATGCCCTGCAGGTCGCTATGGACCAAACTGCGCTAAATGCAGGAAGGAGTGTGTGCCCTGTAGTCCTATAACAGGTGTCTGTAACCAATGTCAAGGACCGTTCTATGGTGACTTCTGTCAGAATCAATGTCCAACAAACTGTCTCAACGCTACGTGTGACCAGACATCAGGGACATGTGAGAGCTGTATAGAGGGTTACTATGGAAAGTGTTGTAATCATGAAATTACTACAGTACCATTTAAAG aaaCTAAAGTGTCCACGCGAAAATTCAACAATGACGAGGTCACCACTAACTGTGATGAGGACACCACCATTACTGACAAAATGGTTGCCGAACAAG ATGCTGATAGAGAGGTATATAGCCAGACTGTCATATTGCTGACTGTTCTCGTGGTGTTAATTCTGGTATTGGTCCTAACTGTGGTTGTCCTCTTCAACAAAAG cAAGAGAACAAGAAAAgacaaaacagaaaaagaaaatggccTCCTCGTGGAATTCCATAGAGTGGAGTCACGAAATGAGTCGGAGCTGGAGGAGATTCCTCAGGACGAGTCTATCTTCGTAGAGGAGGAAATCGTTACCGTAGAGTACAGTAATTTGATGTCGCAAAGAATTTCTATTGATCAATTCATTAGAGAATTACCAGAGAAAAAGGACAACGAAGTACTAGCGAAAGAATTTAAC GATCTTCCCATCGGGCTACTAGAATCCCATTCGAATGCCCTGAGGGCATCCAACAGAAAGGGAAACCGATACAAAGGAATTTATCCAT atgACTATAATCGTGTGAAGTTGATGAGAGAAGATTCAAATGACAGCGATGACTTTGTCAATGCATCCTACATTAAT GGTCTCAACAAGGAACGAAGTTACATCGCTGCGCAAG GTCCTTTCACCCCCAAGACGTTGGAGGATTTCTGGACCGTGATCTGGCAGAACGACTCAACACGGATCGTTATGCTGACTAATCTTTACGAGGGAGACAGA aTGAAGTGTCTGAAGTACTGGCCGGATACGCTGCTGGACATCGGACCTTACGTCATCACACTGGACACTGTGGACGTGTATGATCACTATGTCCTGCGATATATGACTGTTCAACATCAG gatGAAGAGAAGAGGGTAACACAGTTCCACTTCACCACTTGGCCGGACAACTCCGTCCCAGATGATATGACGTCACTCATATGCTTCCGTAACCTAGTAAGAAATGGACTGAGCATTTCAGATGGGCCAGTGGTCGTCCATTGCAG AACGGGGACGTTTATCTCCCTTGATTATCTCCTGGAAGAGAGCGTTATGGAGCAGACCATTGATGTCAGGGGATATGTTGCTTCTCTAAGACAGCAGCGGGTAGGATCTGTACAAACATGT GAGCAGTACACCTTTCTCCATGATGCACTGGTCGAAGGACTTACAAACATGAATGTTCGCCATAGCTGTCTATCTGTGTTGTAA